From one Stieleria sp. JC731 genomic stretch:
- a CDS encoding DUF2306 domain-containing protein translates to MLVFASFRFRTLWTLIFLVGSAAIVVSLLAYFRVDRTATFLLEKGDLRHQPLWRTSFYIHVATSTVCLLTGPLLMFRRAIRWKTFHRWLGYVHLNAILWFAAPTGLILSLNPKGGLPSAIGFAVTAGLWWFATWRGYRTIQAGNVSEHARWMIRSYSLTLGAVWFRLIFVAMGLVLPAVSSSIDYIASVWLSLLASVWVAESSIRVAFPVKRKSTSREGSFAQAAPPLSTLPVPSVSTLKALK, encoded by the coding sequence ATGTTGGTCTTCGCTTCCTTCCGGTTTCGCACGCTGTGGACGCTCATCTTTTTAGTGGGGTCGGCCGCGATTGTCGTCAGTCTGTTGGCCTATTTCCGTGTTGACCGAACAGCGACGTTCTTGCTGGAAAAAGGTGACCTGCGACATCAGCCGCTCTGGCGGACATCCTTCTATATCCATGTGGCGACGTCGACGGTCTGTCTGTTGACTGGTCCGCTGTTGATGTTTCGTCGAGCCATTCGCTGGAAGACTTTTCATCGATGGCTGGGATACGTTCATTTGAACGCGATTCTCTGGTTTGCCGCACCAACCGGACTGATCTTAAGCCTGAATCCCAAAGGTGGGCTTCCATCGGCAATCGGATTTGCTGTCACCGCTGGCCTTTGGTGGTTTGCAACCTGGCGAGGCTATCGCACGATTCAGGCTGGCAACGTTTCCGAGCATGCACGCTGGATGATCCGTTCGTACTCGCTAACGCTTGGCGCGGTCTGGTTTCGTCTGATTTTTGTCGCGATGGGACTCGTTTTGCCCGCCGTTTCCTCCAGCATCGATTACATCGCGTCGGTCTGGCTAAGTCTTCTGGCGAGTGTCTGGGTCGCCGAGTCAAGCATTCGCGTCGCCTTTCCGGTCAAACGCAAGTCGACATCTCGCGAAGGCTCATTCGCGCAAGCCGCACCGCCACTTTCCACACTTCCTGTCCCCTCGGTTTCAACCCTCAAGGCATTGAAATGA
- a CDS encoding lysylphosphatidylglycerol synthase transmembrane domain-containing protein, translating into MNSPRQIFLTLAKIAIPLGIIVFLIYRVEPEQWESLSEHPKNYPLLVSALLVAVGAISLSFIRWCLLVRCQGIELTMLEAHRLGAICFLLNFVSAGSVGGDLFKAIFLAKRRPGKRVQAVASVMVDRGVGLYGLLLLASAAFVLQGGNLVSGVDSEDMQRLRYGSGLLVAIGTAVLCLLVFGGAFVDRLVRAGEKLPVVGEVVHRIGPPLRMFHHHPIAFGVSILMSLGVHSLLTVSIYLIARSLYPSVPTFAEHFIIVPIGMLASALPITPAGIGVLEAAIEWLYHLIPAEPTLASGTLIALTFEMVKVIIAIAGTVFYWTAGEEVRDSLEEAEHDGEGNHEVAT; encoded by the coding sequence ATGAACTCGCCACGACAAATTTTCCTGACGCTAGCCAAGATCGCGATCCCGCTCGGGATAATCGTGTTCTTGATTTATCGAGTGGAACCGGAACAGTGGGAATCGCTGTCCGAGCACCCGAAGAACTACCCGTTGTTGGTGTCGGCATTGCTGGTGGCCGTCGGTGCGATCAGCTTGTCGTTCATTCGTTGGTGCCTACTGGTCCGTTGCCAAGGTATCGAGCTGACCATGCTGGAAGCTCACCGCCTGGGCGCGATTTGTTTTCTGCTGAACTTCGTTTCCGCGGGCAGTGTCGGCGGAGACTTGTTCAAGGCGATCTTTCTTGCCAAGCGGCGGCCTGGAAAACGAGTTCAGGCGGTCGCATCAGTGATGGTCGATCGCGGCGTTGGCTTGTATGGGTTATTGCTACTCGCATCGGCCGCGTTCGTTTTGCAAGGCGGAAATCTGGTTTCCGGAGTCGACTCCGAGGACATGCAGAGACTTCGTTACGGAAGCGGTTTGTTGGTCGCGATCGGAACGGCGGTTTTATGCCTGCTTGTCTTTGGTGGAGCTTTCGTCGATCGGTTGGTCCGCGCCGGAGAAAAACTTCCTGTTGTCGGCGAGGTGGTCCATCGGATCGGGCCTCCCCTTCGCATGTTCCATCATCACCCGATCGCATTCGGCGTTTCGATCTTGATGAGCCTGGGGGTGCATTCGCTGCTGACGGTGAGCATCTATTTGATCGCGCGAAGCTTGTACCCATCTGTTCCCACCTTTGCCGAGCACTTCATCATCGTTCCCATCGGCATGCTGGCGTCTGCGTTGCCAATCACTCCGGCAGGGATTGGGGTTTTAGAAGCGGCAATCGAATGGCTTTACCATCTGATCCCTGCTGAACCGACCTTGGCATCAGGCACCTTGATTGCGTTGACCTTCGAAATGGTCAAGGTCATCATCGCGATCGCAGGGACCGTGTTCTATTGGACTGCTGGCGAAGAGGTTCGCGATAGCTTGGAAGAGGCCGAGCATGACGGCGAAGGTAATCACGAAGTTGCAACTTGA
- a CDS encoding Tm-1-like ATP-binding domain-containing protein, with protein sequence MATIAVLGTLDSKGIEHEFVAKLIRQRGHIPLLIDVGTFAPPQVAVDITRDQVADAAGMDLQIVRARKDRGECVSVMSIAASKLMLQLYEEGRIDGVISLGGSGGTAIGTAAMRALPIGFPKLMVSTMASGNIAHYVGTKDITMMPSVVDINGLNRVSRLIFTRAAGAICGMVEAEQPVDDDDRPLIVASMFGNTTECVNAAKSILEDAGYEVLVFHATGSGGQAMESLIESGMVAGVLDITTTEWADELVGGVLAAGPNRLDAAAKAAVPAIVVPGCLDMVNFGERDSIPERFHGRKFYVHNPQITLMRTTPDECTELGRIIAEKINRYPAPVSVLLPTKAISVISASGEPFHDPDADKALFESLTGRLRSEIEVIREDCTINDEAFARQCAETLLANIRAHTDSV encoded by the coding sequence GTGGCGACGATAGCAGTGTTGGGGACGTTGGACAGCAAAGGAATCGAACATGAATTCGTTGCCAAATTGATTCGTCAGCGCGGGCACATTCCACTGCTAATCGATGTCGGTACGTTCGCTCCGCCGCAAGTCGCTGTGGATATCACTCGTGATCAGGTTGCCGATGCAGCGGGGATGGATCTGCAAATTGTGCGAGCGAGGAAAGATCGTGGCGAATGCGTGTCGGTGATGTCGATCGCAGCGTCAAAGCTGATGCTGCAGCTGTACGAGGAAGGACGGATCGATGGTGTCATTTCGCTCGGTGGCAGCGGCGGGACTGCAATCGGTACCGCAGCGATGAGAGCCCTGCCGATCGGTTTCCCAAAGCTGATGGTTTCGACGATGGCGAGTGGCAACATCGCTCACTACGTCGGTACAAAAGACATCACGATGATGCCAAGCGTGGTTGACATCAACGGCTTGAATCGAGTCTCACGACTGATTTTTACCCGCGCGGCCGGTGCGATTTGCGGCATGGTGGAAGCCGAACAACCGGTCGATGACGACGATCGGCCACTGATCGTGGCGAGCATGTTCGGAAACACCACCGAATGTGTGAACGCGGCGAAATCGATTCTCGAAGACGCCGGCTACGAAGTGCTCGTCTTTCATGCCACAGGATCGGGCGGCCAGGCGATGGAGTCACTGATCGAAAGTGGAATGGTAGCCGGCGTTTTAGATATCACGACGACCGAATGGGCGGACGAGCTGGTCGGTGGGGTACTGGCTGCCGGGCCTAATCGACTCGACGCGGCCGCCAAGGCAGCGGTTCCCGCGATTGTGGTTCCAGGGTGTCTGGACATGGTTAACTTCGGCGAACGCGATTCGATCCCTGAAAGGTTTCATGGCCGAAAATTTTATGTGCACAACCCGCAGATCACTTTGATGCGGACGACACCTGACGAATGCACTGAATTGGGAAGGATCATTGCTGAGAAGATCAATCGGTACCCCGCTCCCGTGTCAGTCTTGCTTCCGACAAAAGCAATCAGTGTGATCAGTGCGTCGGGCGAACCGTTTCATGATCCGGATGCTGACAAAGCCCTTTTCGAAAGTCTGACGGGGAGGCTCCGCAGCGAGATTGAAGTGATCCGGGAGGACTGCACGATCAACGACGAAGCTTTCGCTCGTCAATGTGCGGAGACTTTATTAGCGAATATTCGCGCCCACACCGATTCGGTCTAA
- a CDS encoding sulfatase family protein, producing MIVARLTYILAIGISLLSICCRASGAERPNVVIVYTDDQGFGDCSALNSNAKFETPNLDRLAEQGILFTNAHSADSVCTPSRYGLLTGRYCWRTSLKRGVMGAEGECLIAEKQPTIASFLRDQGYATAMVGKWHLGMDFPGQDHQSRDWTKPVVNMPLDKGFDYFFGVPASLNYGVLAWFEGRFAASPPTLFTAKKPNQRHVDYRIMPPYQATPQQTEQILGKPGMEVAADFIDNQCLTKFTDKSINWMRSHHADHPDQPFFLYLPLTSPHYPVCPLPDFYQHGDCGGYGEFMIETDFHIGRVLSFLSESGLDQNTLVCVTSDNGPENSWRARIKEFGHRSNLHFREGKRSVYEGGHRVPMIIRWPQGIDSPGRTVDSLVGQIDLFATVAELVKPDSEGVGPDSHSFATTLIDANASHHRLPLINHGAKGRFAITEGDWKLVLPHGNQSGELYNLAADPSETKNLARTHPRRVDELREKATNIVVNGGTMPGVKQSNDTTYWDDLTWISESEYESPR from the coding sequence ATGATTGTTGCTCGGTTGACTTATATCTTGGCGATTGGCATTTCGCTGTTGTCGATATGCTGCCGTGCTAGCGGTGCTGAGCGTCCCAACGTTGTCATTGTTTATACCGACGATCAGGGCTTCGGAGATTGCAGTGCGCTTAACTCGAATGCGAAATTCGAAACGCCCAACTTGGATCGCTTGGCGGAGCAAGGCATCCTTTTTACCAACGCCCACTCGGCTGACTCCGTCTGTACGCCCTCGCGTTATGGACTGCTAACGGGACGCTACTGTTGGCGAACATCTTTAAAACGAGGAGTGATGGGAGCCGAAGGTGAATGCTTGATCGCAGAAAAGCAACCAACCATCGCCAGCTTCTTGCGAGACCAAGGATACGCAACAGCCATGGTCGGGAAATGGCATTTGGGGATGGATTTCCCAGGCCAAGACCATCAATCTCGTGACTGGACGAAGCCTGTTGTGAATATGCCGCTGGACAAAGGATTCGACTATTTCTTTGGCGTTCCGGCCTCATTGAATTACGGCGTCTTGGCATGGTTTGAAGGCCGTTTCGCGGCGAGCCCTCCGACGCTATTCACTGCCAAGAAACCGAACCAGCGACATGTCGACTATCGAATCATGCCGCCCTATCAAGCCACACCACAACAGACCGAACAAATCCTGGGCAAACCGGGAATGGAAGTGGCTGCCGATTTCATCGACAACCAATGCCTAACAAAGTTCACCGACAAATCGATCAACTGGATGCGATCACATCATGCCGATCATCCCGACCAGCCGTTCTTCCTGTACCTGCCACTGACGTCACCGCATTACCCGGTTTGTCCGCTACCCGATTTTTATCAACACGGCGACTGCGGTGGGTATGGCGAGTTCATGATCGAAACCGACTTCCATATTGGACGTGTCCTATCGTTCCTGTCTGAGTCTGGACTCGACCAAAACACGTTGGTCTGTGTGACCAGTGACAACGGGCCTGAAAACTCATGGAGAGCGCGAATAAAAGAATTCGGCCATCGCAGCAATCTACACTTTCGTGAAGGAAAACGATCGGTTTATGAAGGCGGTCACCGGGTCCCAATGATCATCCGTTGGCCGCAGGGCATCGACTCGCCAGGCCGTACGGTTGATTCGCTGGTGGGGCAAATTGATTTGTTCGCGACCGTCGCCGAACTTGTCAAACCTGACAGCGAAGGGGTCGGACCGGATAGCCATAGCTTCGCAACCACCCTGATCGATGCGAACGCCTCACATCACCGATTGCCGTTGATCAACCATGGTGCCAAAGGCAGATTCGCGATCACCGAAGGGGACTGGAAGCTGGTCCTTCCACACGGCAATCAGTCAGGCGAACTTTATAATTTGGCCGCCGACCCCAGCGAAACAAAAAACCTTGCCAGGACACACCCCAGGCGAGTTGACGAACTTCGTGAAAAGGCAACCAATATCGTTGTCAATGGAGGGACAATGCCCGGCGTCAAACAAAGCAACGATACCACTTACTGGGACGATCTCACTTGGATTTCAGAATCCGAATATGAATCGCCACGTTGA
- a CDS encoding sulfatase, whose amino-acid sequence MPTQSTARLRYGWLRYSCLLFLFVSLNAVSSAQGKAKRPNILWLLAEDTSPWMGCYGDPINKGQTPHIDSLAERGVRFSRAYAPAPVCSPCRSALMAGMNQIRFGAHEHRSSRGPVKIELPDGVKLLPQLIKESGYFTFNLGKDDYNFEWDQAATYSWQNKRRGEIDWQKIKSNQPFFGQIQTAGGKNNTTKFPASRKVDPQDVTVPADYPQNDLYRETVAQHYDAIRKDDDYIGEVLDGLKRNGLAENTIVVYVSDHGANNLVRHKQMVTEGGLHVPLVIAGPSPHVPAPSVRDDLVNLLDLSATTLAWANVKQPSWFEGQDLFGEILVPRVYVAAAKDRMDHTIDRVRSLRTDRFRYTRNFKTDRILLQPQYRDGRPFLQNLHDLYRSGELSPTLTKIYFGERPEEEFYDVVVDPAQVNNLVKDPEFREQLKRHRQLLADWIAQGDAGIDEEPLGELAFQASGQKWGEGVNPEYELVRKDSDGDGLSDEWERINGREGSDGKLLFTFDCGGWQTEGWEASDVSMGNIAGQLGTLEFNLPNGKGAIVRRGLELDRQANHGDLVIELQCPQGTQLTLITRSGKSQTKQSTTVQSSEMAAVQFPVDWKATVDQLELVFQSEKDAVIKMDSIQVRPAE is encoded by the coding sequence ATGCCTACACAATCTACCGCTCGGCTTCGATACGGCTGGCTTCGCTACAGTTGCTTGCTGTTCTTGTTTGTCTCACTTAACGCGGTGTCATCAGCACAGGGAAAGGCGAAACGCCCGAACATTCTTTGGTTGCTCGCCGAAGACACTTCGCCTTGGATGGGATGCTACGGTGATCCCATCAACAAGGGACAGACACCACACATCGATTCGCTTGCCGAGCGTGGTGTGCGGTTTTCGCGAGCCTACGCCCCTGCACCGGTTTGTTCGCCCTGTCGATCAGCCTTGATGGCAGGGATGAATCAGATTCGATTCGGAGCACACGAACATCGTTCCAGTCGTGGTCCCGTAAAAATCGAGCTGCCTGACGGCGTCAAGCTTTTGCCTCAGTTGATCAAAGAAAGTGGATACTTCACGTTTAATCTTGGAAAGGATGACTACAACTTTGAATGGGATCAGGCGGCAACTTATTCGTGGCAAAACAAACGGCGTGGCGAAATAGACTGGCAGAAGATCAAATCCAATCAGCCTTTCTTTGGTCAGATCCAAACCGCGGGTGGAAAGAACAATACCACCAAGTTTCCGGCAAGCCGTAAAGTCGATCCGCAAGATGTAACCGTACCGGCCGACTATCCACAGAATGATCTGTATCGTGAAACGGTGGCTCAGCACTACGATGCGATCCGCAAAGATGACGACTACATCGGCGAAGTTCTCGACGGCCTAAAACGAAATGGTTTAGCTGAAAATACGATCGTCGTTTATGTCAGCGATCATGGTGCGAACAACTTGGTTCGACACAAGCAGATGGTGACCGAAGGTGGCTTGCATGTGCCGCTGGTCATCGCCGGTCCGTCTCCTCATGTGCCAGCACCGTCGGTGCGAGACGATTTGGTGAATTTGCTGGATCTTTCGGCAACGACATTGGCTTGGGCGAATGTGAAACAGCCGTCATGGTTTGAAGGGCAGGACCTGTTCGGTGAGATTCTTGTTCCTCGAGTTTATGTCGCGGCGGCCAAAGATCGGATGGACCATACGATCGATCGTGTCCGTTCGCTGCGTACGGATCGATTCCGATACACACGCAACTTCAAAACTGATCGGATCTTGCTGCAGCCACAATATCGTGACGGGCGGCCATTCCTGCAGAACCTTCATGACCTCTATCGATCTGGTGAGCTATCACCAACACTGACAAAAATCTATTTTGGCGAACGGCCCGAGGAAGAGTTTTACGACGTCGTCGTCGATCCGGCACAGGTAAATAACCTGGTGAAGGACCCGGAGTTCCGCGAGCAACTAAAACGCCACCGCCAGCTGCTGGCGGACTGGATCGCTCAAGGCGATGCGGGAATCGATGAAGAGCCACTCGGCGAACTTGCGTTTCAGGCCAGTGGCCAAAAATGGGGCGAGGGAGTCAATCCGGAGTACGAGTTGGTCCGCAAAGATAGTGACGGCGATGGGCTTTCCGACGAATGGGAACGCATCAACGGACGCGAGGGATCCGACGGAAAGTTGCTGTTCACATTCGATTGTGGAGGATGGCAAACCGAAGGCTGGGAAGCGAGCGATGTTTCGATGGGGAATATCGCAGGCCAGCTCGGCACGCTCGAATTTAATTTGCCCAACGGAAAGGGGGCGATCGTTCGGCGGGGCTTGGAACTTGATCGCCAAGCAAATCACGGTGACCTTGTCATTGAACTGCAGTGTCCGCAGGGAACGCAGTTGACCTTGATCACCCGCTCAGGCAAATCCCAAACGAAGCAGTCTACAACGGTGCAGAGTTCGGAAATGGCAGCGGTACAGTTCCCTGTCGATTGGAAAGCGACCGTTGATCAATTGGAGCTTGTATTTCAAAGCGAGAAAGACGCCGTGATCAAGATGGATTCGATCCAAGTTCGGCCAGCGGAGTAA
- a CDS encoding deoxyribonuclease I — MEDSRRSSPLLVLLTTCMIVGGAIYFASNYKISGLDHLEILSKTEDKPADSSETDLDDVFFVNSLDTADKQSTPFTTPAQPAGFVARPDVIAPRNVKPIRIASWALSGFGPTKFADDKSRAGIIRIIQQYDIIALQQITAAERDLVPRLSDALNEGGGNQFDFVLGGISGPPNQSEQLAILFNKNRVRIDRSQTYMVADPQNQMTYDPMVAWFRAAEPPDEVAWTFSLVNVRINLARAPVEVGLLPGIFSSVRLDGRGEDDVVMAGLFQADDTYLVKRAMGDEITAAVQSRPTDIFGRHQTSNILVDRNRTNEYIGRGGPFDFLRQYNLSLSEAEAISSHLPIRAEFTAWEGGL; from the coding sequence ATGGAAGACTCTCGACGCTCCAGTCCCCTCCTGGTCCTGTTGACGACTTGCATGATCGTTGGCGGCGCGATTTATTTCGCTTCGAACTACAAGATCTCTGGTCTTGATCATCTAGAGATCCTCTCGAAGACCGAAGACAAACCGGCCGATTCGTCCGAAACCGATTTGGATGATGTCTTCTTTGTCAATTCGCTCGACACTGCTGACAAACAGTCCACGCCGTTTACGACCCCGGCTCAGCCTGCAGGATTTGTAGCACGCCCTGACGTCATCGCACCGCGAAATGTAAAACCGATCCGCATTGCCTCGTGGGCGCTAAGCGGATTTGGGCCCACCAAGTTTGCCGATGACAAGTCTCGCGCCGGAATCATTCGGATCATCCAGCAATACGACATCATCGCGTTGCAACAGATCACGGCAGCCGAACGTGACTTGGTTCCACGGCTATCAGACGCTTTAAACGAAGGTGGCGGAAACCAATTTGATTTTGTACTCGGTGGAATATCCGGTCCACCGAATCAGAGCGAGCAACTGGCAATCCTGTTCAACAAAAATCGTGTACGGATTGACCGTTCCCAGACCTACATGGTTGCCGATCCGCAAAACCAAATGACCTATGACCCGATGGTCGCATGGTTTCGTGCCGCCGAACCGCCAGACGAAGTCGCCTGGACATTCTCGCTGGTGAATGTGCGTATCAACTTGGCGCGAGCCCCAGTCGAAGTCGGCTTGTTGCCTGGAATCTTCTCCTCCGTACGTCTGGATGGCCGGGGTGAAGATGATGTCGTCATGGCGGGACTATTCCAAGCTGACGATACCTATTTGGTCAAAAGGGCAATGGGTGATGAAATCACAGCGGCCGTCCAGAGTCGCCCCACCGACATCTTCGGTCGGCATCAGACATCCAACATCCTTGTCGACCGAAATCGCACGAACGAATACATCGGACGTGGCGGACCATTCGACTTCTTGCGTCAATACAATCTCAGCCTCAGCGAAGCCGAAGCGATCAGCAGTCACCTTCCGATACGTGCCGAATTCACCGCTTGGGAAGGCGGGCTTTGA
- a CDS encoding O-antigen ligase family protein, protein MNVQPSTPPLTVGARLRTQLRIVPVAIVVVGFLAAFLNPIQPVSDSRVSPTNPVLLLKLLGAASAWGIGLWGVLRSATMRQMLGRIPAITLLCLAGVFILAGIVSPSDSRTISVAAALILLGYLLFILATLSTIGFENFARVLLLGLAVYLFLAWGVFLLWPSFGQFHEYVDATTTVARMGGVSHPNAIAHEASTAILIALAFWRGNNCDDANRRSFYWLCTIAIVLAAVTLLATISRTAMLATAAAAVMLFFDKLYSRLGAVLAVGIAIVGLGFVGVVGLTSTDATLESLAGRVTKSGDVEELTSFTGRTDIWQEAIGWISQRPLVGYGMDSAASVMSSEAVGTHNLLLHVIFSGGIVAGALMLVLLLATLVIAFSSHQPLLRGIATYVLVSGLVEDTLLPSFPCALTLLWAAILMATQRVQSPPSQAVNSARIGR, encoded by the coding sequence ATGAACGTCCAGCCGAGCACCCCGCCCCTGACCGTTGGGGCACGTCTAAGAACACAGTTACGAATCGTCCCGGTGGCGATCGTCGTGGTTGGCTTTCTGGCTGCATTTCTGAATCCGATTCAACCGGTCAGCGATTCACGCGTCAGCCCCACCAATCCTGTGTTGTTGCTGAAGCTATTGGGCGCCGCTTCCGCTTGGGGAATCGGATTGTGGGGCGTCTTGCGAAGTGCAACGATGCGTCAGATGCTTGGCCGGATCCCGGCGATCACGCTGCTCTGTTTGGCCGGGGTGTTCATTCTGGCGGGAATCGTTTCGCCGAGCGACTCGCGAACCATCAGCGTTGCGGCGGCATTGATCTTGCTTGGTTACTTGCTGTTCATTTTGGCGACGCTTTCGACAATCGGATTTGAAAACTTTGCCCGAGTTTTGTTGCTCGGTCTTGCGGTCTACCTCTTTTTGGCCTGGGGCGTATTTCTGCTCTGGCCGTCCTTCGGTCAATTTCACGAATACGTGGATGCGACAACGACGGTTGCACGAATGGGTGGCGTTTCGCATCCCAACGCGATCGCCCATGAAGCTTCAACGGCCATCCTGATCGCACTGGCATTTTGGCGAGGGAACAACTGCGATGATGCCAACCGACGATCATTTTATTGGTTATGCACCATCGCGATCGTGCTAGCAGCGGTCACGTTGCTGGCAACGATTTCGAGAACCGCAATGTTGGCGACCGCGGCAGCCGCTGTCATGTTGTTCTTTGACAAACTCTATAGCCGGTTAGGAGCGGTCCTTGCCGTCGGCATTGCGATCGTCGGTTTAGGATTCGTCGGTGTCGTCGGCCTGACATCAACGGATGCGACACTGGAAAGTCTTGCCGGTCGAGTCACCAAGTCTGGTGACGTCGAAGAATTGACTTCGTTTACCGGGCGCACCGACATCTGGCAAGAAGCGATCGGTTGGATCAGCCAGCGTCCCCTTGTTGGCTACGGGATGGATAGTGCAGCATCGGTGATGAGCAGCGAAGCAGTCGGCACACACAACTTGCTGTTACACGTGATCTTCTCAGGAGGGATCGTTGCTGGCGCGTTGATGTTGGTGTTGCTGCTGGCAACGTTGGTGATCGCGTTTAGTTCACATCAACCGCTGCTACGTGGGATCGCGACCTACGTACTGGTTTCGGGCTTGGTTGAAGATACCCTTTTGCCGTCGTTTCCATGCGCCTTGACGCTGCTTTGGGCCGCGATATTGATGGCGACTCAAAGGGTTCAAAGCCCGCCTTCCCAAGCGGTGAATTCGGCACGTATCGGAAGGTGA
- a CDS encoding ATP-dependent helicase, with amino-acid sequence MGQNETETYQLNDEQRMAAEYSGGHALVLAGAGTGKTSTIVARVDHLIARGVDPRRILLLTFTRRAAREMRLRMMQRSGEGTKLVSAGTFHNFCLQYLRRWPDLFGCGALSIIDRDDQLQLMKLARGTVIGSNAQFPKSAELANYYSYARNTNRTIAEYLKEFTDHDDDMIARISNVLQDYSKRKRDCRYFDYDDILHLFARGLHKNSVLREKLKRRFDQILVDEMQDTNPLQWLILDGIRDPAKLFCVGDDAQSIYAFRGADFQNVHSFTERVEGATVLRLEENFRSYQEILDLSNWLLDQSPLNYNKKLHASRGAGVKPCMIDFSEDLEEADWISDDLLDRHEGGDAWNQHMILTRTAFGARHIEASLVMKDIPYRFVGGTQLLQSAHVKDLLSLLRVTDNPADQLAWMRYLTLWPRVGEKTAASLIGQLQTLSGPDKIEAELTARSKANPRLAEAYAACVKSRDNPKRAITAAVDKMTPLLEKKYDDWDRRSKDLKLLERLAEKHATVGEFLETYTLDPISESEASNDDNHDVVTLITVHSAKGTEAPVCYLIGVQPGTYPHARSIGDDDKEEEERRVLYVAMTRAKNELIMTGTTRYQGAFIPFHNRSFAGANANSQTYFLENVPDYLLGDVDQFDDDPFDEPIRSYRD; translated from the coding sequence ATGGGACAGAACGAGACAGAAACCTATCAGCTGAATGACGAACAGCGAATGGCAGCGGAGTACTCCGGGGGGCACGCATTGGTCCTGGCTGGTGCCGGAACAGGCAAAACCAGCACCATCGTCGCTCGGGTTGACCATTTGATCGCTCGCGGAGTCGACCCACGACGGATCCTCCTTTTGACGTTTACCCGTCGAGCCGCCCGCGAAATGCGATTGCGAATGATGCAGCGCAGCGGCGAAGGCACAAAGCTCGTTTCTGCCGGCACGTTTCACAATTTCTGTTTGCAATACCTTCGCCGGTGGCCGGATCTATTCGGATGCGGTGCGCTGTCGATTATCGACCGTGATGACCAGCTTCAACTGATGAAATTGGCGCGTGGGACGGTCATCGGCAGCAATGCTCAGTTTCCCAAATCGGCGGAATTGGCGAACTACTACTCATATGCCCGCAACACCAACCGAACCATCGCCGAGTACTTGAAGGAGTTCACCGATCACGACGACGACATGATCGCTCGGATCTCCAACGTCTTACAAGACTACAGCAAACGGAAACGTGATTGCCGATACTTTGACTACGACGACATTCTGCATCTCTTCGCGCGAGGACTACACAAAAATTCGGTTCTCCGCGAAAAACTGAAACGTCGTTTCGATCAAATCTTGGTCGACGAAATGCAAGACACCAATCCACTTCAATGGCTGATTCTTGATGGCATTCGCGATCCGGCAAAACTGTTTTGCGTTGGAGACGATGCGCAGAGTATCTATGCGTTTCGCGGTGCGGACTTTCAAAACGTCCACTCGTTTACCGAACGTGTCGAAGGTGCGACGGTCTTGCGATTGGAAGAAAACTTTCGCAGCTATCAAGAGATCCTCGACCTATCGAATTGGTTGCTCGATCAGTCACCGCTGAACTACAACAAAAAGCTGCATGCGTCGCGAGGTGCCGGTGTCAAACCTTGCATGATCGACTTCAGCGAAGATCTTGAAGAGGCGGATTGGATTTCAGATGACTTGCTTGACCGTCATGAAGGGGGCGACGCTTGGAATCAACATATGATTTTGACTCGCACCGCTTTTGGTGCTCGTCATATCGAAGCCTCGTTGGTGATGAAAGACATCCCCTACCGCTTCGTCGGTGGAACTCAGCTTTTGCAATCCGCCCATGTCAAAGACTTGCTCAGCCTGCTGCGTGTGACAGACAACCCGGCTGACCAATTGGCCTGGATGCGATACCTGACGCTCTGGCCTCGGGTCGGAGAAAAAACAGCGGCATCGCTAATCGGGCAACTGCAAACGCTTTCCGGACCCGACAAAATCGAAGCTGAACTGACTGCCCGATCCAAAGCCAATCCACGTTTGGCGGAGGCCTACGCGGCATGTGTGAAATCACGCGACAATCCCAAACGAGCCATCACGGCGGCCGTCGACAAAATGACGCCGCTGCTGGAAAAGAAGTACGATGACTGGGACCGGCGATCGAAAGACTTGAAGCTGCTCGAACGCTTGGCAGAAAAGCATGCAACCGTCGGTGAATTTTTGGAAACCTATACCCTGGATCCGATCTCGGAAAGTGAAGCTTCCAACGACGACAATCATGATGTGGTCACCCTGATCACCGTTCATAGTGCCAAAGGAACGGAGGCCCCCGTCTGCTACTTGATCGGCGTACAACCGGGAACCTATCCCCATGCACGAAGCATCGGCGATGATGACAAGGAAGAAGAAGAACGGCGCGTGTTATATGTCGCGATGACACGAGCAAAGAACGAACTGATCATGACGGGAACAACACGCTATCAAGGCGCATTCATTCCGTTCCACAACCGATCGTTCGCAGGAGCAAACGCAAATAGCCAGACATACTTTTTGGAAAATGTGCCTGACTACCTGCTGGGGGACGTCGATCAATTTGATGATGATCCCTTCGATGAGCCGATCCGCTCCTATCGTGACTGA